A single genomic interval of Salinarchaeum sp. IM2453 harbors:
- a CDS encoding PIN domain-containing protein — protein MAGPDRIVFDAEPLIAHADDEPGSDVVEEYLDAVAVGDATGYASCVNLAEIRYTIARKYDRATADEYLDWLTDLGIERVDADEAWMAASEYVLMYNPALGDSFALATAEHVEAALLIGGDDDYDEITDVPIERFRSGSA, from the coding sequence ATGGCGGGTCCTGACCGCATTGTCTTCGACGCCGAGCCACTGATCGCTCACGCAGACGACGAACCCGGCAGCGATGTAGTCGAGGAGTACCTAGACGCAGTCGCTGTTGGAGACGCGACCGGTTACGCCAGCTGCGTGAACCTCGCTGAGATCCGGTACACCATCGCCCGAAAGTACGACCGGGCCACCGCCGACGAGTATCTCGACTGGCTCACCGACCTTGGGATCGAACGCGTGGATGCTGACGAGGCTTGGATGGCAGCTTCAGAGTACGTCCTCATGTACAACCCGGCGCTCGGTGATTCGTTCGCGCTGGCGACCGCTGAGCATGTCGAAGCGGCACTCTTGATTGGCGGCGATGACGACTACGACGAGATCACCGACGTACCGATAGAGCGGTTCCGAAGCGGATCTGCGTAA
- a CDS encoding AbrB/MazE/SpoVT family DNA-binding domain-containing protein: protein MSKTEQSNGSEKEIVAVTKHGQATIPKRFREKLGIEAPGKVLFRETEDGEILVEQIRSPSEMRGFAARSEASTDKPASEILREKREQDREARDAQFVSEK from the coding sequence ATGAGCAAGACAGAACAATCGAATGGGTCTGAGAAAGAAATTGTTGCTGTTACCAAGCACGGGCAGGCAACCATCCCGAAGCGGTTCCGCGAGAAGCTTGGGATCGAGGCTCCCGGTAAGGTACTGTTTCGGGAGACTGAGGACGGTGAGATACTCGTCGAGCAGATTCGCTCCCCGAGCGAGATGCGCGGTTTTGCCGCCCGCAGCGAGGCATCAACTGACAAGCCTGCATCCGAGATTCTCCGCGAGAAGCGCGAGCAGGACCGCGAAGCGCGTGATGCGCAGTTCGTGTCGGAGAAATAA
- a CDS encoding transcriptional regulator, whose product MHDQPNTPDDIDDANSTDSETEEIVVDDIEAEAGFLEDRDPEDYPSMLRITSDSEQAHRQDALDRLDRWQAGEEIPHVINFQNPSDLRALLTDRRVELLRSIMTERPDSIRQLAERLDRDVKSIHDDLQVLADYDIVHFEQAGRAKRPFVPYDTIEVSLEISTRPADDAAPA is encoded by the coding sequence ATGCACGACCAACCTAACACACCTGACGACATCGATGATGCCAACAGCACCGACTCTGAGACCGAGGAGATCGTGGTGGACGACATCGAAGCCGAGGCGGGCTTTCTCGAAGACCGCGATCCTGAGGACTATCCCTCGATGCTTCGGATCACGTCCGACTCTGAACAGGCGCACCGCCAGGACGCTCTCGACCGACTCGACCGCTGGCAGGCGGGCGAGGAGATCCCGCACGTCATCAACTTCCAGAACCCGAGTGATCTCAGAGCATTGCTCACTGACCGTCGCGTCGAACTCCTTCGGAGTATCATGACCGAGCGCCCGGACAGTATCCGCCAACTGGCCGAACGCCTAGACCGCGATGTCAAGAGCATTCACGACGACCTTCAGGTCCTCGCTGACTACGACATCGTCCACTTCGAACAGGCTGGCCGGGCGAAGCGCCCGTTCGTCCCCTACGACACCATTGAAGTCAGTCTCGAAATTTCGACGCGTCCAGCTGATGATGCTGCACCAGCCTGA
- a CDS encoding DUF6516 family protein, whose amino-acid sequence MGSTVIYEDQDTFDDGTRYEMIATAIPKSDDYPEGVKYRFQYMAEDGRTLLRFDNYPNHPGVDRHHYHTPTGVYDDIEYTGLKAHVRQFTTRWTTAARGDQHARPT is encoded by the coding sequence ATGGGATCGACGGTCATCTACGAAGACCAAGACACGTTCGACGACGGCACCCGGTACGAGATGATCGCCACCGCCATCCCAAAAAGTGACGACTACCCCGAAGGAGTCAAGTACCGATTCCAGTACATGGCCGAAGACGGTCGCACGCTACTTCGGTTCGACAACTACCCAAACCATCCCGGGGTAGACCGTCACCACTACCATACCCCCACCGGTGTCTACGACGACATTGAGTACACTGGCCTCAAAGCCCATGTCCGGCAGTTCACAACGAGATGGACGACCGCCGCGAGAGGTGACCAACATGCACGACCAACCTAA
- a CDS encoding UPF0175 family protein, producing MARITGSYPDDLDLLIEGAVEAGVFGGKSDALREFVREYFEDHENERIAAAVALYERERITLGDAARLADVDRWTMRDILREHGVELRLGLVDEDDAAYEVEAARELEFDDEDSSDEESRAK from the coding sequence ATGGCACGAATTACCGGTTCCTACCCAGATGACCTCGACCTCCTCATCGAGGGCGCCGTCGAGGCTGGTGTGTTCGGGGGAAAGAGCGACGCGTTGCGCGAGTTCGTACGTGAATACTTCGAGGATCACGAGAACGAACGTATTGCAGCTGCGGTCGCCCTCTACGAACGCGAGCGGATCACACTCGGTGATGCTGCGAGGCTCGCTGATGTCGACCGCTGGACGATGCGTGACATCCTCCGTGAGCACGGTGTTGAACTTCGCCTGGGGCTCGTTGACGAAGACGACGCAGCCTACGAGGTAGAGGCAGCACGCGAACTCGAATTCGATGATGAAGACTCGTCTGATGAGGAGTCACGTGCTAAATGA
- a CDS encoding twitching motility protein PilT translates to MTGDDLPANPSVLNTTVLSNFAYIDQLWVVAGLSGICTVPVVREELEHGGDNHPYLQKALDTLDDEIPVATISDTVANREAVVGGHLDPGEAQAFALADAHDGRLLTDDGDARSFAKDQGVTVVGSVGVLLAAIDTGKIDESTADEWLSTWIDEIGYYVPYRTISEYR, encoded by the coding sequence ATGACAGGTGACGATCTCCCAGCGAACCCGAGCGTCTTGAACACGACTGTCCTCTCGAATTTTGCGTACATCGATCAGCTGTGGGTAGTTGCTGGCCTCTCTGGAATCTGTACGGTACCAGTCGTTCGTGAGGAGCTTGAACACGGCGGTGATAACCACCCATATCTCCAGAAAGCACTCGATACGCTTGATGACGAAATCCCAGTCGCGACGATTTCGGATACTGTCGCAAACAGGGAAGCCGTTGTCGGGGGGCATCTCGACCCGGGGGAAGCACAGGCGTTCGCCCTCGCTGACGCACACGACGGTCGACTGCTGACAGACGACGGAGATGCCCGGTCGTTTGCGAAAGACCAGGGTGTGACCGTTGTCGGGTCAGTTGGCGTTCTGTTGGCTGCAATCGATACTGGGAAGATCGATGAATCAACCGCTGACGAGTGGCTGTCGACGTGGATCGACGAGATCGGCTACTACGTCCCGTATCGAACGATCTCCGAGTATCGATGA
- a CDS encoding Fic family protein: MNPAEFEDGPGRIEPHNGLPCYNPASLPPKLELTSEILDAYGDALYALGQLSTLHDHIENENLLLAPFVVREAAMSSQIEGTAVTVSDIILHEPDDDPKRAAASERDIREAYNYVEAIQMGFDRLEQGESIDRTLLCELHESLLLDVRGEDKRPGTIRDTPVIIGPNQNSEDAQFIPAHPAHVSMLLDQLIAYNRMDNYPPLIDIVLSHYQFETIHPFRDGNGRLGRLLIMLQLYDAGLLDEPYLYLSAYFNRNRSEYFDKLLRVSRDGAWDEWVRFALTAICDQAHDAYECGQELLDLRGTYLEQYEDYPAVCDVVTHLFEEPYLQASRAQEATGRSKKAVYNAIDMLSDDGIIDEITGKERRRVYRAPEILAIVETP, encoded by the coding sequence ATGAACCCCGCTGAGTTCGAAGATGGGCCTGGTCGGATCGAGCCACACAACGGACTCCCCTGCTACAATCCGGCAAGCCTCCCTCCAAAGCTTGAACTCACTTCGGAGATTCTCGACGCCTACGGCGACGCTCTCTACGCGCTCGGCCAGCTTTCGACCCTTCACGACCACATCGAAAACGAGAACCTCCTGCTCGCCCCGTTCGTGGTCCGAGAAGCGGCAATGAGCTCCCAGATCGAAGGCACCGCAGTCACCGTCTCAGACATCATCCTCCACGAGCCAGACGACGACCCTAAACGGGCAGCAGCATCCGAACGAGACATCAGAGAGGCGTACAACTACGTCGAGGCTATCCAGATGGGGTTCGATCGGCTCGAACAGGGCGAGAGTATCGACCGCACCCTCCTCTGTGAACTCCATGAATCGCTCCTACTCGATGTTCGTGGTGAAGACAAGCGTCCTGGCACCATCCGAGATACCCCTGTCATCATCGGTCCGAACCAGAACTCCGAGGACGCGCAGTTCATCCCGGCCCACCCGGCCCACGTGTCGATGCTACTCGATCAGCTCATCGCGTACAACCGGATGGATAACTACCCGCCGCTCATCGATATCGTCCTCTCTCATTACCAGTTCGAGACGATCCACCCGTTCCGCGACGGGAACGGCCGACTCGGACGGCTCCTTATCATGCTCCAGTTGTACGACGCTGGCTTGCTTGATGAGCCGTACCTATACTTGTCTGCGTATTTCAACCGAAACCGGAGCGAGTACTTCGACAAACTGTTGCGCGTCAGCAGAGACGGGGCATGGGACGAGTGGGTGCGGTTCGCGTTGACTGCGATCTGCGACCAAGCCCACGACGCCTACGAGTGTGGCCAAGAGCTCTTAGACCTTCGAGGCACATATCTTGAACAGTACGAGGACTACCCAGCTGTTTGCGACGTCGTCACCCACCTCTTTGAGGAACCGTATCTACAGGCGAGCCGCGCGCAGGAAGCGACTGGTCGGTCCAAAAAGGCCGTCTACAACGCGATCGACATGCTCTCCGACGACGGGATCATCGATGAAATTACTGGGAAAGAACGCCGGAGGGTGTACCGAGCGCCAGAGATTCTCGCGATCGTCGAAACACCGTAG
- a CDS encoding RNA-guided endonuclease TnpB family protein translates to MWYDYRFRAYPNRTGITAEAERHIDIHRQAYNHTRYEYNTLDTDEDNIGSAYQHQKRLTEWKDEWPVFKEVHSKALQKTVERFYNNLSSLSDKKEQGYKVGELQWKSPREYQSMTYSQSGFELKNTSGQTATLWLSKIGDIPIRYHRSLPDNADIKEVTLKKETTGEWYVTFGLEVEDTALPEKPDVDDLDVEDCVGVDLGIQNYIYTSDGDSVDWLDLSDEYDRLRREQRSLSRKEHGSNNWANQRREVAKGKRRIKRKVEDFQHKLSMWLVRTYDAVFVEDLDASGMLQQRGNARNKQDAAWRGFIEMLEYKGDLYGTHVVQVDPAGTTKECAECGVKTEKPLWVREHSCPSCGFKVDRDANASYNVLSRGLEQLGKGHAKVTPVETATAVETDGGRSSSVPASRVIETGSLGA, encoded by the coding sequence ATGTGGTACGATTACCGTTTCCGCGCCTATCCTAACCGAACAGGTATAACTGCGGAAGCGGAACGCCACATCGACATTCACCGCCAAGCCTACAACCACACCCGCTACGAATACAACACCCTCGACACCGACGAAGACAACATCGGTTCCGCGTACCAACACCAAAAACGTCTCACCGAGTGGAAAGACGAATGGCCCGTCTTTAAAGAAGTCCACTCGAAGGCGTTGCAGAAAACCGTCGAACGCTTCTACAACAACCTCAGCAGCCTCTCAGACAAAAAAGAGCAGGGATACAAGGTCGGTGAACTTCAGTGGAAATCACCGCGAGAGTACCAGAGCATGACATACTCGCAGTCCGGTTTCGAACTCAAAAACACGAGTGGCCAGACTGCCACGCTCTGGCTCTCGAAAATCGGTGACATCCCAATCCGCTACCACCGATCCCTTCCCGACAACGCAGACATCAAAGAGGTGACGCTGAAAAAAGAGACAACGGGTGAGTGGTACGTCACGTTCGGCCTCGAAGTTGAAGACACCGCTCTCCCCGAGAAACCCGACGTAGATGACCTAGACGTGGAAGATTGCGTTGGCGTTGACCTTGGAATCCAGAACTACATATATACGAGCGATGGAGACAGCGTGGACTGGCTCGACCTCTCCGACGAGTACGACCGCTTGCGCCGAGAACAGCGCAGTCTCTCTCGCAAGGAACACGGGAGCAACAACTGGGCGAACCAACGCCGGGAGGTCGCCAAAGGTAAGCGTCGAATCAAGCGAAAGGTCGAAGACTTCCAGCACAAGCTCTCCATGTGGCTCGTCAGGACGTACGACGCCGTGTTCGTTGAAGATCTGGACGCCTCGGGAATGCTTCAACAGCGCGGGAATGCGCGGAACAAGCAGGACGCTGCGTGGCGTGGGTTCATCGAGATGCTGGAGTACAAGGGCGACTTGTACGGCACGCACGTCGTGCAAGTAGACCCTGCAGGAACAACCAAAGAGTGCGCTGAGTGTGGCGTTAAAACGGAGAAACCGTTGTGGGTACGAGAACACAGTTGCCCGAGTTGTGGGTTCAAGGTGGACAGAGATGCGAATGCGTCGTACAATGTTCTTTCTCGCGGTCTTGAACAACTAGGTAAGGGACACGCCAAAGTCACGCCCGTGGAGACTGCGACCGCTGTGGAAACCGATGGAGGCCGGTCTTCATCGGTTCCTGCAAGTCGCGTCATTGAAACGGGAAGCCTCGGGGCTTGA
- a CDS encoding ABC transporter ATP-binding protein has translation MSDDTESVSREEKINALLDVAKFDPKFTVLIIGLGLLAAALEGIGLSFIMPVIEIVQLDDPVAEADGLMAYFVTAYQTLGIPFTLGYVILGVIVVMTVRYTTSFLVAWFQAALQNYYIRDLQTRAFDNAIEAEVEYFDEEGSDDILNAIITETRYSAKVIRYVVRFFEKLFLVFVYLTVAVVISPWLTLFAVGVLGFLTVFLRRIIEPGYDLGQIVAQANERRQETAQAGTQGIRDVRLFNLAEELYQDFKGAVDTYTEYKIRQSRNQAILDNFYNLGVAGAVFVLIYLALTVADLSIGALGVFLFAMYQMGPKVSKLNKYYYKIENHLPHLVRTQQFIDDLDERAEQRESGEPAPNEVRDVEFDDVHFAYEEDEKVLNGVDFDVKKGEFVAFVGQSGAGKSTIVSLLARLYDPDRGAIRANGHRITDMDVDSWRDRIAVVRQDPFIFNDTLRYNLTIGNRNATEAEIDRVCRIAKVDQFIDDLPDGYDTQLGDDGVRLSGGQKQRVALARALLTDADLLILDEATSDLDSHLEREVQRAIEQMDRDYAMIAIAHRLSTVENADRIYTMEDGEIVEEGTHHELLDNDGQYASLYTIQSQ, from the coding sequence ATGTCTGACGATACTGAGTCCGTCTCACGTGAGGAGAAAATCAATGCGTTACTTGATGTTGCCAAGTTCGATCCCAAATTTACTGTTCTGATTATCGGGCTGGGACTACTTGCAGCTGCACTTGAGGGCATTGGACTGAGCTTCATTATGCCGGTCATCGAGATTGTACAGCTTGATGATCCGGTTGCAGAAGCAGACGGACTCATGGCATACTTCGTGACTGCCTATCAGACGCTTGGGATTCCATTTACACTTGGCTATGTCATCCTTGGTGTCATTGTGGTCATGACCGTCCGGTATACAACGAGCTTTCTTGTTGCGTGGTTTCAGGCAGCGCTGCAGAATTACTATATCCGTGATCTGCAGACGCGTGCCTTTGATAATGCAATTGAGGCAGAAGTTGAGTACTTCGATGAAGAAGGATCCGATGATATTCTTAACGCCATTATTACTGAAACACGATACAGCGCAAAGGTGATTCGATACGTCGTCAGATTCTTCGAGAAACTGTTCTTGGTCTTCGTGTACTTGACCGTTGCAGTCGTTATATCACCATGGCTTACACTGTTTGCAGTTGGTGTGCTCGGCTTTCTGACCGTGTTCTTACGCCGAATTATTGAGCCCGGCTATGATCTTGGACAAATTGTTGCACAGGCAAATGAACGTCGTCAGGAAACCGCACAGGCTGGTACACAGGGTATTCGGGATGTCCGACTCTTTAATCTTGCCGAGGAACTGTATCAAGACTTCAAAGGCGCTGTTGATACATACACAGAGTATAAAATCCGACAGAGCCGGAACCAAGCAATTCTGGATAACTTCTATAATCTTGGTGTTGCTGGGGCGGTCTTCGTGCTAATCTACTTGGCGCTTACCGTTGCGGATCTTTCAATCGGTGCCCTTGGTGTCTTCTTGTTTGCTATGTATCAGATGGGACCGAAAGTAAGTAAATTGAATAAATACTACTACAAGATCGAAAACCATCTGCCACACTTAGTTCGGACCCAGCAGTTTATTGATGATCTTGATGAGCGCGCTGAACAGCGTGAATCCGGTGAGCCAGCACCAAATGAGGTGCGAGATGTCGAATTCGATGATGTCCACTTCGCCTATGAAGAAGATGAGAAAGTCCTCAACGGCGTTGACTTCGACGTAAAGAAAGGCGAGTTTGTTGCCTTTGTTGGCCAGTCCGGAGCCGGTAAATCGACGATTGTGTCCCTATTGGCACGGCTGTATGATCCTGATCGTGGTGCAATTCGGGCAAATGGCCATCGGATTACAGACATGGATGTTGATAGCTGGCGAGATCGGATTGCGGTTGTCCGCCAGGATCCGTTTATTTTCAATGATACGCTCCGGTATAACCTCACGATTGGTAATCGTAATGCAACCGAAGCCGAGATTGATCGTGTCTGTCGGATTGCCAAAGTTGATCAGTTTATTGATGATCTGCCAGACGGATATGATACCCAACTTGGTGATGACGGGGTCCGTCTTTCCGGTGGACAGAAACAGCGGGTTGCCTTGGCTCGTGCGCTGTTGACCGATGCTGATCTGCTCATTTTAGATGAAGCAACCAGTGATCTTGATTCCCATCTCGAACGTGAGGTTCAGCGTGCTATCGAGCAGATGGACCGTGATTATGCGATGATCGCAATTGCTCACCGGCTCTCAACGGTTGAGAATGCAGATCGGATTTACACGATGGAAGATGGTGAAATCGTTGAGGAAGGGACACATCACGAATTGCTTGACAATGATGGACAGTATGCGAGCTTGTACACTATACAATCTCAGTGA
- a CDS encoding sugar phosphate nucleotidyltransferase, translating into MDAVVLAGGYATRLWPITRHRPKMVLPIGETTVIDRVLSDLETDDRISSVYLSTNARFKDTFEALLADRPYTKPVLSIEQTTAETEKLGVIGALAQLIERESITDDLLVIAGDNYISFSVSAFLDQFNQTGQPTIAAYDVGSTQQAQQYGVIETKDGQLTNFEEKPESPDSSLVSIACYGFPSDVVSLFDTYLTDGNNPDEPGWFIQWLYQRQQVAVFTFDEAWFDIGTPQAYLETVAHHLNGDVHVAPSATVKDSDLNENVHVMPGATVTDSSLEQCVVFPETEIHDCDLEQTIVDEQARLQNLTLTGSTIGAHSEVYGER; encoded by the coding sequence ATGGATGCAGTGGTGCTTGCTGGTGGATATGCAACACGGTTGTGGCCAATCACCCGACATCGGCCGAAGATGGTACTCCCAATCGGAGAAACAACAGTCATTGATCGTGTACTCAGTGATCTTGAAACAGATGATCGCATCTCGTCTGTGTATCTCTCGACCAATGCACGATTCAAAGACACATTCGAGGCGTTACTGGCAGACCGTCCATACACAAAGCCGGTCCTCTCAATTGAACAGACAACTGCAGAAACAGAAAAACTGGGTGTCATCGGAGCACTGGCACAGCTCATCGAGCGGGAATCAATCACAGATGATCTACTCGTGATCGCCGGGGATAATTACATTAGCTTCAGTGTCTCTGCGTTTCTTGATCAGTTCAACCAGACAGGGCAACCGACAATTGCTGCATACGATGTTGGCTCAACACAGCAGGCACAGCAATATGGCGTAATCGAAACTAAAGATGGACAGCTCACAAACTTCGAAGAAAAGCCGGAAAGTCCGGATAGTTCATTGGTCTCAATTGCGTGCTACGGATTTCCGAGCGATGTTGTCTCGCTGTTTGACACATATCTCACAGACGGGAATAATCCAGACGAGCCGGGATGGTTTATCCAGTGGCTCTACCAGCGACAGCAAGTAGCCGTGTTCACATTCGATGAGGCGTGGTTTGATATTGGAACGCCACAAGCCTATCTTGAGACTGTTGCTCATCATCTAAACGGCGATGTGCATGTTGCCCCATCTGCAACTGTTAAAGATAGTGACCTCAACGAAAATGTCCATGTCATGCCAGGGGCAACAGTGACTGATAGTTCGCTCGAGCAGTGCGTGGTCTTTCCAGAAACTGAAATCCATGACTGTGATTTAGAGCAAACGATTGTCGATGAGCAAGCACGACTGCAGAATCTCACATTGACCGGATCAACCATTGGAGCACACTCGGAGGTATATGGGGAGCGGTAA
- a CDS encoding transposase: MQNGPGSGARGGDSCLTGDGSGSQKIIETKECQSLWEVREPFDPENNELPEEFEELTEKTAKVRDLLSERHDSVADVLGTTFLDVVPDRDDRYSNSPYDIRSMSNAWVYRLVAPSNGYSVMSWEQLEERLEDPKIAEQLRFAPDKTPSERTLRENWWDRVGPNFRDLIRYRAAEIAVKCEEYDVDTAENVRENLVQDFQLEGDGESDPIGELEQEIKDDAYTIQADIIRDVCSYDRDDSEEWDDRLITDAAAHMCRRNEYAQQGIKRMGKDYGLIEEKEDGSEEWDLFKQQTFRRTARNVERKKIPDYDWDNEDKYGAKWLPAHELVDENLVQGDLREAYEEAWAIDPLNSEGETATWHLRTEEAIERQIDWLKEEDVIEEDETFNLRIDYTTHDHSRHSSVDSAPPIGLHKQSHLDTGYAWKELQGTIKINGRAFIIATLSYLPVNDQFRSVKYILDRARELVNIDTVLADAEFVDTKILRYIRHCGCHYSFRKGATESVKDRVKDFEGRADWDNDWTVISDGRRKTHDTTLVGLEKDFKSVPDHKKKDSDGDDEPDTTLDDFDDGDDDLDDAQMTLDQMVEESHKDSEKIDYFCIITSKNVDRAGIDPDENPIAHDPEGSAWGIGRLYRDRWGVETAFRDKKSQFAAKTRSRDLGYRRFLWMMQNLLYNGWVMLNTAVADQSPDRDDDEIVVKQNTYLDELDRRVLSGLSLDLEFPDVDYG, from the coding sequence ATGCAGAACGGCCCCGGTTCGGGCGCTCGCGGCGGCGATAGCTGTCTAACCGGGGACGGTTCGGGATCGCAGAAGATTATCGAGACAAAGGAATGCCAGAGTCTGTGGGAAGTCCGCGAGCCGTTCGATCCCGAAAACAACGAGCTCCCCGAGGAGTTTGAGGAACTTACGGAGAAGACCGCTAAAGTCCGTGATCTGTTATCAGAACGGCATGACTCTGTTGCCGACGTGCTTGGGACCACTTTTTTGGACGTAGTCCCGGACCGAGACGATCGCTACTCGAATTCTCCGTACGATATTCGCTCGATGTCCAACGCCTGGGTCTACCGGCTGGTCGCGCCGTCAAACGGCTACTCCGTGATGAGTTGGGAGCAGCTCGAAGAGAGACTGGAAGATCCAAAGATTGCCGAGCAACTGCGGTTTGCGCCGGACAAAACACCGAGCGAGCGAACCCTTCGGGAGAACTGGTGGGATCGTGTCGGGCCGAACTTCCGCGATCTGATCCGGTACCGCGCCGCCGAGATCGCCGTGAAGTGCGAAGAGTACGACGTGGATACTGCCGAGAACGTCCGAGAGAACTTGGTACAGGACTTCCAGCTTGAGGGTGATGGGGAGAGCGACCCGATTGGGGAGCTGGAGCAGGAGATCAAGGACGATGCCTACACGATTCAGGCGGACATCATCCGCGACGTGTGTTCCTATGACCGCGATGACTCCGAGGAGTGGGACGACAGGTTGATCACCGATGCTGCAGCCCACATGTGTCGGCGCAACGAGTACGCACAGCAGGGCATCAAGCGGATGGGGAAGGACTACGGCCTGATCGAGGAGAAAGAGGACGGCAGTGAGGAGTGGGATCTCTTCAAGCAGCAGACGTTCCGAAGAACCGCTCGCAACGTCGAGCGCAAGAAGATCCCCGATTACGACTGGGACAACGAGGACAAATACGGGGCGAAGTGGCTCCCTGCGCACGAGCTGGTAGACGAGAATCTCGTTCAGGGAGATCTCCGCGAAGCCTACGAAGAGGCCTGGGCGATCGACCCACTCAATTCCGAAGGGGAAACGGCCACGTGGCACCTGCGCACCGAGGAAGCAATCGAGCGGCAGATCGACTGGCTGAAAGAAGAGGACGTGATCGAGGAAGACGAGACGTTCAATTTGCGGATCGACTACACCACACACGATCACAGCCGTCACTCCTCGGTTGACAGCGCGCCGCCGATCGGCCTTCACAAGCAGTCACATCTCGACACTGGCTACGCCTGGAAGGAACTCCAGGGGACCATCAAGATCAACGGTCGGGCGTTCATCATCGCTACGCTGTCCTATCTGCCCGTGAACGACCAGTTCCGAAGCGTGAAGTACATCCTCGACCGCGCTCGGGAGCTCGTGAACATCGACACAGTACTGGCAGACGCCGAGTTCGTAGACACGAAGATCCTGCGGTACATCCGGCACTGCGGCTGTCACTACAGCTTTCGGAAGGGCGCAACGGAGTCGGTGAAGGATCGGGTCAAGGACTTCGAAGGTCGCGCTGACTGGGACAACGACTGGACCGTGATCAGCGACGGACGGCGGAAGACACACGACACGACGCTCGTCGGCCTGGAGAAGGACTTCAAGAGCGTCCCCGACCACAAGAAGAAGGACAGTGACGGGGACGATGAGCCGGACACGACGCTCGATGATTTCGATGATGGAGATGACGATTTGGATGACGCGCAGATGACGCTGGACCAGATGGTCGAAGAGTCCCACAAGGACAGCGAGAAGATCGATTACTTCTGCATCATCACCAGCAAGAACGTCGATCGCGCCGGTATTGACCCGGACGAGAATCCCATCGCCCACGATCCTGAGGGGTCGGCCTGGGGAATCGGTCGCCTGTACCGGGACCGTTGGGGCGTCGAGACTGCGTTCCGGGACAAGAAGAGCCAGTTTGCCGCCAAGACGCGGTCCCGAGACCTCGGCTACCGGCGGTTCCTCTGGATGATGCAGAACCTGCTGTACAACGGCTGGGTGATGCTGAACACAGCCGTTGCCGACCAGAGCCCCGACCGCGATGATGACGAGATTGTGGTCAAGCAGAACACCTACCTGGACGAGCTGGACCGGCGCGTGCTCAGCGGCCTCAGTCTGGACCTGGAGTTCCCGGACGTGGACTACGGGTAG